The Stieleria sp. JC731 genome has a segment encoding these proteins:
- a CDS encoding sulfite exporter TauE/SafE family protein has product MLDPASLIGIATVLSIGIFVQSAAGFAAGLLIVPILLWLGYSIPEASVALLVATVPQNVMGVYSLRDSIQPRKLLWPGIARIAFYPIGIAALVVIEQTLSVDRIRQLVGGAVLAATIAIMLYRPTPKPSIAAFWGWIAFPVSGFLQGLIGMGGPAMVFWVQAHDWSTRQIRGFLFSMYLVSLGPALAILLLKFRERVYAPAMMATLSLPALLLVTWLGLRFGNWLGKERLRRITLGLLLLLGLVGLASPWLRR; this is encoded by the coding sequence ATGCTTGATCCGGCGAGTCTGATCGGAATCGCGACAGTCCTTTCGATTGGGATTTTCGTTCAGTCCGCCGCAGGGTTCGCCGCGGGACTACTGATCGTCCCAATCTTGCTTTGGTTGGGTTATAGCATCCCCGAGGCGAGCGTTGCCCTGTTGGTTGCAACGGTGCCACAAAACGTGATGGGTGTCTATTCGCTACGCGACTCGATTCAACCGCGCAAACTTCTTTGGCCGGGAATCGCGCGAATCGCTTTCTATCCGATCGGGATCGCGGCCTTGGTCGTAATTGAGCAAACATTGTCGGTCGACCGAATTCGCCAGCTTGTCGGCGGCGCGGTGCTGGCCGCTACCATCGCGATCATGCTCTACCGCCCTACCCCGAAACCATCGATCGCCGCATTCTGGGGCTGGATCGCGTTTCCGGTGTCAGGATTCTTGCAAGGACTGATTGGCATGGGTGGTCCCGCGATGGTGTTTTGGGTCCAAGCCCATGACTGGTCAACGCGTCAAATCCGTGGTTTCCTTTTTTCGATGTACTTGGTCAGCCTTGGCCCCGCACTTGCAATCCTGTTGCTAAAGTTCCGCGAACGTGTCTACGCGCCGGCGATGATGGCGACCCTAAGCCTGCCTGCCCTGCTGTTGGTCACTTGGCTGGGACTTCGATTCGGAAATTGGTTGGGAAAAGAACGCCTTCGACGCATCACCTTGGGCCTACTATTGCTGCTGGGACTGGTCGGCTTGGCGTCACCGTGGCTGCGTCGCTAG
- a CDS encoding SGNH/GDSL hydrolase family protein, with translation MRQTRRSLVAFVLSAIATFTLAASQLRAQSDSTINVGKAELSTGDTIVFLGDSITHQRLYTQYIEDFFITRYPNIELNFHNAGIGGDRAWDALQRLDRDVLQQSPELVTILLGMNDGRYQPFNQEVYDTYKQDMTTLLDRLEAAKTTVSPITPTMFDAEAARNRLKQRPRDPSMIAQYNAVLAYFGTWLRDEADQRGMQSIDMFSPLNQLTREARKEDITFTFISDSVHPGPAGQLIMAHAWLENLGQQGSVSTIVLTPSPKGYRGRGRGGEITELSSDDDSIEFTFLANSLPWVTPEATNKAAQMLRLDHRFSKESFQVHGLAPGKYALAIDGTAIGEFSNTQLASHVELQRFPNTPQSLQATKVMEMNAKRNETTIRRLRDHWVAYRNLQRDKHALEEATDDAAKENYQKRITAGEERMKTFEEELVAIEKQASEELHAIYEAAQPVAHRYVLKRVD, from the coding sequence ATGAGACAGACTCGTCGATCTCTTGTTGCGTTCGTATTGTCAGCGATCGCGACGTTTACCCTTGCCGCTTCTCAGCTACGCGCACAATCCGATTCGACAATCAACGTCGGAAAGGCTGAGCTTTCAACGGGCGATACGATCGTCTTTTTGGGCGACAGCATCACTCACCAGCGGCTGTACACCCAATACATCGAAGACTTCTTCATCACACGATACCCCAACATCGAACTGAATTTCCACAACGCTGGCATCGGCGGCGACCGAGCTTGGGACGCGTTGCAAAGACTTGATCGCGATGTCCTACAACAATCACCAGAGTTGGTGACCATTTTGCTGGGAATGAACGATGGTCGTTACCAACCGTTCAACCAAGAAGTCTATGACACTTACAAACAGGACATGACGACGCTGCTGGATCGTCTTGAAGCGGCGAAGACGACCGTGTCGCCGATCACACCAACGATGTTCGATGCCGAAGCGGCTCGCAACCGTCTGAAACAGCGACCACGAGATCCATCGATGATCGCCCAATACAACGCCGTGCTGGCATACTTCGGAACGTGGCTCCGTGACGAAGCGGATCAGCGTGGGATGCAATCGATCGATATGTTTAGCCCATTGAACCAGCTAACACGTGAAGCACGCAAAGAAGACATCACATTCACCTTCATCTCCGATTCGGTTCACCCCGGACCTGCGGGACAATTGATCATGGCTCATGCATGGCTCGAAAACCTCGGCCAACAAGGATCCGTATCAACGATTGTGTTGACGCCATCGCCCAAAGGCTATCGTGGACGTGGCCGCGGAGGCGAAATCACCGAACTGAGTTCTGATGACGATTCCATTGAGTTTACTTTCCTGGCTAACTCGCTTCCTTGGGTGACTCCCGAAGCGACCAACAAAGCCGCCCAGATGCTGCGACTGGATCACCGATTTAGCAAAGAATCTTTTCAGGTTCACGGATTGGCACCCGGGAAATACGCGTTGGCCATCGACGGAACCGCAATCGGCGAATTCAGCAATACACAATTGGCTTCGCACGTTGAATTGCAACGCTTCCCCAATACACCACAATCCCTTCAAGCGACCAAAGTGATGGAGATGAACGCGAAGCGGAACGAGACAACCATCCGGCGTCTGCGTGATCACTGGGTCGCGTACCGAAATCTTCAGCGCGACAAACACGCTTTGGAAGAAGCGACCGATGACGCGGCAAAAGAGAACTATCAAAAACGTATCACTGCAGGCGAAGAACGGATGAAAACGTTCGAAGAAGAGTTGGTCGCGATCGAAAAACAAGCGAGCGAAGAGCTGCACGCAATCTATGAAGCCGCTCAGCCGGTTGCGCACCGATACGTGTTGAAACGCGTTGACTGA
- a CDS encoding TerC family protein — translation MDIGSLLTGDALLALFTLTLMEIVLGIDNIVFIAIITGRLPEDKRSSARRFGLVLAMGMRILLLLFIGYLMQWVGPLFELTDFVTIESLAEYLHEHEEANEISGKDLILLGGGLFLMWTAVREIHHKIEGGEDESEVGNMPGDQGGSSDGIDPIGESNAASVTVGGVLFRIAFMDVIFSLDSVITAVGMAKQIPIMVAAVVISVGVMIAFANQISNFVQDHPTIKMLALSFLILISVVLVSEATGTPISKGYVYFAMAFSLMVEFLNLRMRMKRYRPSSGEGETGSLRR, via the coding sequence ATGGATATTGGATCGTTGCTCACCGGCGATGCTTTGCTCGCGCTTTTCACACTGACGTTGATGGAGATCGTCTTAGGGATCGACAACATTGTCTTCATCGCCATCATCACGGGACGATTGCCCGAAGATAAACGGTCGTCGGCGAGACGCTTCGGATTGGTGCTGGCAATGGGGATGCGAATCCTACTATTGCTGTTCATCGGTTACTTGATGCAGTGGGTTGGCCCGCTATTTGAACTGACAGATTTCGTCACGATCGAATCATTGGCGGAGTATCTACACGAACACGAAGAAGCCAATGAGATCAGTGGAAAAGATTTAATCCTGCTCGGTGGTGGTCTGTTCCTGATGTGGACAGCGGTTCGCGAGATTCACCATAAAATCGAAGGCGGCGAAGACGAATCCGAAGTCGGCAACATGCCCGGCGATCAAGGCGGTTCGTCTGACGGTATCGATCCGATTGGCGAGTCCAATGCGGCATCCGTGACTGTCGGCGGCGTTCTATTCCGAATCGCATTCATGGACGTCATCTTTTCGCTCGATTCCGTGATCACCGCGGTGGGCATGGCAAAGCAGATTCCGATCATGGTCGCAGCGGTCGTCATCAGTGTCGGTGTGATGATCGCCTTTGCCAATCAGATCAGCAACTTTGTCCAGGACCATCCGACGATCAAGATGTTGGCACTTTCGTTCTTGATCTTGATCAGTGTCGTGTTGGTCAGTGAAGCCACGGGGACACCGATCAGCAAAGGCTATGTGTACTTCGCGATGGCATTTTCACTGATGGTGGAATTTCTAAATCTAAGGATGCGGATGAAACGCTACCGGCCAAGTTCCGGTGAAGGCGAAACGGGAAGTCTGCGGCGATAG